A window of the Mesotoga prima MesG1.Ag.4.2 genome harbors these coding sequences:
- a CDS encoding glycoside hydrolase family 1 protein: MLSFPDGFMWGVATAGHQIEGANVFSDWYAWEHQGKVKNGDTSDVACGSWEHLERDLEAIKALGVNAYRFSVEWARIEPKVNRFEDSVIERYKDFVTMLIENGVQPILTLNHFVLPQWFSEIGGWEDRENLPYFRRFVSRIVSSMGENIHYWVTINEPNVYAVMSYLMGEWPPEIKDMGRAMRVLANLLYAHSEAYDVIKESNPLSMVGVAVNMMPFFPLRTFHPGDRIVSKYLDRVYNYSFLDSLKNGKMIRPLGTGEAVSGISSKLDYLGINYYTRMFAKYAKPLPEIVVGDEFEKTEMGYEFFPQGIEDLVLKAYNRYELPIMITENGIADGTDKRRWEYIETALKSLRDAMDKGARVFGYIYWSLMDNFEWKEGYSMKFGLYETVRENLELRPRGSADKFRDFIRESLS; encoded by the coding sequence ATGCTTTCGTTTCCAGACGGCTTCATGTGGGGTGTTGCAACGGCCGGTCATCAAATAGAAGGGGCCAATGTATTTTCTGATTGGTACGCATGGGAACATCAAGGTAAGGTGAAAAATGGAGACACATCCGATGTCGCTTGTGGGAGTTGGGAGCATCTCGAAAGAGATTTGGAAGCTATAAAGGCTTTGGGTGTGAATGCGTACAGGTTTTCAGTTGAGTGGGCGAGAATCGAACCCAAAGTCAACAGATTTGAAGACAGTGTAATAGAAAGATATAAAGATTTCGTAACGATGCTAATTGAAAACGGAGTACAGCCCATTCTCACTCTCAATCATTTCGTGCTTCCCCAGTGGTTCTCTGAAATTGGGGGTTGGGAGGACAGAGAAAATCTACCTTACTTTCGCCGTTTCGTCTCGAGAATCGTCTCATCTATGGGTGAGAATATTCATTACTGGGTGACAATAAACGAGCCGAATGTTTATGCGGTAATGTCATACCTCATGGGAGAATGGCCCCCGGAAATCAAAGACATGGGGAGAGCGATGAGGGTTCTTGCAAATCTACTTTACGCTCATAGTGAGGCGTACGATGTCATAAAAGAGTCCAATCCCCTCTCTATGGTGGGCGTGGCAGTAAACATGATGCCTTTCTTTCCTCTGAGAACGTTCCACCCTGGAGACAGAATTGTGTCAAAGTATCTTGACAGGGTTTACAACTACAGCTTTCTGGACAGCCTGAAGAATGGGAAGATGATTAGACCTCTCGGAACCGGAGAAGCAGTATCGGGGATATCCTCAAAGCTAGATTACCTCGGAATAAATTACTACACCCGAATGTTTGCTAAATATGCAAAACCGCTTCCCGAGATCGTTGTCGGAGATGAATTTGAAAAGACAGAGATGGGTTACGAATTCTTTCCGCAGGGAATTGAAGACTTAGTACTGAAGGCCTACAACAGGTATGAATTACCGATCATGATCACAGAAAATGGTATAGCCGACGGTACAGACAAGAGAAGATGGGAATACATAGAAACAGCCCTAAAGAGCCTTAGAGACGCAATGGATAAGGGTGCCCGAGTGTTTGGGTACATCTACTGGTCTTTAATGGATAATTTCGAATGGAAGGAAGGTTATTCGATGAAGTTCGGGCTTTACGAAACGGTGCGAGAAAATCTAGAACTTAGACCCCGTGGTAGTGCCGACAAGTTCAGGGATTTCATTCGAGAGAGCCTCTCCTGA
- a CDS encoding carbohydrate kinase family protein produces the protein MKISIVGNVNIDLSAFISESGNNEENRISEMSFAIGGSASNTSIMLSRLRKSIYLQGAVGSDLFGEMALELLKREGLNTDYLLKLNGKTGFCFSAISEDGQRHLFTYRGVNEKAYPIEDGFDFYHFGGVTPDQIERFIDKTGEVRFSYNPGGIVTFEKTTGVAAIAARCEVLFVNESEWNHLEHSLTGEPKEIVVTQGARGSKIKNGPEEAAFPAKVIDTTGAGDSFIAGFLHAYLSGKDPVQCLKLGNLLASMVVSRPGASPAFTYNEVSDLANMYHVYLH, from the coding sequence ATGAAGATTTCTATTGTAGGCAATGTGAACATAGACCTAAGCGCATTTATAAGCGAAAGCGGGAATAATGAAGAAAACAGGATCAGCGAGATGAGCTTTGCCATCGGAGGAAGCGCCTCGAACACATCAATAATGTTAAGCAGGCTAAGGAAGAGCATCTATCTGCAAGGTGCGGTTGGGAGCGACTTGTTTGGAGAGATGGCGCTTGAATTGCTGAAAAGAGAAGGCCTCAACACCGATTATCTTTTAAAGCTGAATGGAAAGACGGGCTTCTGTTTTTCAGCGATCTCTGAAGATGGACAAAGGCATCTCTTCACGTATAGGGGAGTTAACGAAAAAGCGTACCCGATTGAAGATGGGTTTGACTTCTACCACTTTGGAGGTGTAACTCCCGATCAGATTGAAAGGTTTATAGATAAAACTGGCGAAGTAAGGTTTTCATACAACCCTGGAGGCATAGTCACTTTTGAGAAGACAACTGGAGTTGCGGCTATTGCAGCAAGGTGTGAAGTGCTGTTCGTTAATGAGAGCGAGTGGAATCATCTTGAACATTCGCTCACCGGAGAGCCAAAGGAAATTGTCGTAACTCAAGGAGCGAGAGGATCGAAAATCAAGAACGGCCCAGAAGAAGCTGCTTTTCCGGCGAAGGTAATTGATACAACGGGCGCCGGAGACTCTTTCATTGCAGGATTCTTGCACGCATATCTTTCTGGAAAAGATCCGGTACAATGCTTGAAACTGGGAAATCTACTTGCATCTATGGTAGTATCAAGGCCAGGAGCAAGTCCCGCTTTCACCTACAATGAAGTAAGTGATCTCGCAAATATGTATCACGTATACTTGCATTAG
- a CDS encoding DUF362 domain-containing protein, producing the protein MGNGSQTKRVAILSSPEYKKCREKISEGLDLIGFDETLRGKKVLLKVNLLSARSPESCVTTNPLFVRAVAELFLGRGAEVSVGDSPASVSTSVAGYASGISQVCKELGIPLLDFDDPVQIVFDEGTYRSFLISKPVLETDLLINLPKLKTHALTRVTLGVKNLFGCVPGAKKQGWHFRVRNMKEFSKMLLDLAVHLKADLTVIDGINGMDGNGPSNGRIIKPGIIGMSRDVFALDDAIAELFGVNHSKVPILQIARDRGLVGDYDIVGDEVHPEKLLLPETNFIGVYGAAIPRRIVTKFPKIDRERCRSCRVCENACPAKAIDINRFAIDYNKCITCYVCHELCPEDAIVFTRRLFK; encoded by the coding sequence ATGGGAAACGGGAGCCAAACGAAAAGGGTAGCAATCCTAAGCAGTCCAGAATACAAAAAGTGCAGGGAGAAGATCAGTGAGGGGCTAGATCTGATCGGTTTCGACGAAACTCTCCGGGGAAAGAAGGTTCTTCTGAAAGTCAATCTTCTATCGGCAAGATCACCGGAAAGTTGTGTAACCACGAACCCTTTGTTTGTTAGAGCAGTTGCAGAATTATTTCTTGGAAGAGGAGCAGAGGTGAGTGTTGGGGATTCTCCCGCTAGCGTAAGCACTTCTGTTGCGGGATATGCTTCTGGAATCTCCCAAGTGTGCAAAGAGTTGGGAATACCTCTGCTGGATTTTGATGACCCCGTTCAAATCGTCTTTGACGAGGGGACATACAGGAGTTTCCTTATTTCAAAACCAGTTCTTGAAACTGATCTCCTGATAAATCTGCCTAAGCTCAAGACTCATGCACTAACTCGGGTTACACTAGGGGTGAAGAACCTTTTTGGATGTGTTCCTGGTGCAAAGAAACAGGGCTGGCATTTCAGAGTCAGAAACATGAAGGAGTTTTCGAAGATGCTGTTAGATCTCGCCGTTCATCTGAAGGCAGATCTGACCGTAATTGATGGTATAAATGGGATGGACGGTAACGGTCCCTCGAACGGTAGGATTATCAAACCAGGAATAATTGGGATGTCAAGAGATGTTTTTGCACTGGACGATGCTATAGCGGAATTATTCGGCGTCAACCATTCAAAAGTTCCGATACTGCAAATAGCTAGAGACAGAGGCCTGGTCGGTGACTATGATATAGTTGGTGACGAAGTACACCCTGAGAAACTCCTTCTTCCCGAAACTAACTTCATTGGTGTCTATGGCGCAGCTATACCGAGAAGAATAGTTACGAAATTTCCGAAGATAGATAGAGAAAGATGCAGGAGCTGTCGTGTTTGCGAAAACGCGTGTCCAGCAAAAGCTATTGACATAAACAGATTTGCCATAGACTACAACAAGTGCATAACATGTTACGTCTGTCACGAGCTTTGTCCCGAAGATGCTATTGTTTTTACGAGACGTCTTTTTAAATAG
- the yihA gene encoding ribosome biogenesis GTP-binding protein YihA/YsxC, whose amino-acid sequence MTVKSTELVRTVFSKGEYPPPLRREIAFAGRSNVGKSSLLNSLFGRKLAKTSSTPGKTRSINFYGVNREIYFVDLPGYGYAKASMSEREKWKKLIIDYFESREELSLVVVLVDIRHPLQPADIQMLEWVTYYTIPFILVLTKADKLSRNQQIIAEKSIKDELASLGVYPPVFVVSAVKKQGIEELLIALL is encoded by the coding sequence GTGACGGTAAAGAGCACTGAGCTAGTGAGGACGGTTTTTTCTAAGGGTGAATACCCCCCTCCTCTTAGAAGAGAAATCGCCTTTGCCGGTAGATCTAACGTCGGTAAGTCTTCTCTCCTTAATTCGTTGTTTGGAAGGAAGCTGGCGAAGACGAGCTCGACTCCCGGAAAGACCAGGTCGATCAACTTCTATGGCGTAAATCGAGAGATCTACTTTGTGGACCTGCCCGGTTACGGGTATGCAAAAGCCTCGATGTCAGAGAGAGAGAAATGGAAGAAGTTGATTATCGATTATTTTGAATCAAGAGAAGAGCTCTCCCTCGTCGTTGTTCTTGTCGATATAAGGCATCCGCTGCAGCCGGCCGATATACAGATGCTCGAATGGGTTACATACTATACTATACCTTTTATTCTAGTCCTTACTAAGGCCGACAAGCTCTCAAGGAACCAGCAGATAATAGCCGAGAAGTCAATTAAAGATGAATTGGCTTCACTTGGAGTCTACCCGCCTGTATTTGTCGTGTCGGCGGTCAAAAAGCAGGGAATTGAGGAGTTATTGATTGCGCTTTTATAG
- the lon gene encoding endopeptidase La, with protein MAQKFELLEKAAVGSERKIEIPEKLPVIPTRTNMLVYPSAVMPLYVGREKSLAALEESIGKFNQMVFLVSQRDITKEDPEIEELFEIGTIARIVQLMKMPDGNYKILVEGLTRAKLVSVEEKENSLIVVVEKLKGKGRKSKMLQALVRKVKELALRYVSMSRRFPDEAIMALEDTSDADKFGDFVSSMMPFSLEEKQRLLEEIEAKDRLNTLMELLTREIEILSLEEELDKRVKEKIEQGQKEYYLREKMRAIQEELEGEEDEEIKELKNKAESGELPQEVKEKAEQEISRLEKMSPYSPEATVVRTYLDWLLNLPWQEETDDEIVIRDVRKTLDSNHYGLDDVKERILEFLAARRFSKNLRAPILCLVGPPGVGKTSLGRSVAEAMGRKFGRISLGGMRDEAEIRGHRRTYVGALPGRIMQMIRKLKTRNPVIVLDEVDKMGISFQGDPASALLEVLDPEQNNNFTDHFLEVPFDLSRVLFITTANVLYSIPAALKDRMEIIEIPGYTESEKYHIARDHILPKLLEEYNMDSSKFRITPAAVRDVIRDYTREAGVRELDRNLAKIIRKATLKIAEGSDSISVGVNELGEFLGAPLFKESDFRKHPEVGVVTGLAWTSVGGEIMYIEVLPVAGKGKTIITGQLGDVMKESAQIAASLARKLCDDERFSEVFEKKDFHIHVPEGAVPKDGPSAGITLTTAIVSAVTGRRVRNDIAMTGEITLRGKVLPIGGLKEKLMAAYRARMKKVLIPLANKRDLEKVPDEIKSKLEFVFVEDIGEVLKEALIPGDGKEH; from the coding sequence ATGGCTCAGAAATTTGAATTACTGGAAAAGGCGGCCGTTGGTAGCGAACGGAAGATAGAAATTCCGGAAAAGTTGCCAGTGATTCCCACGAGAACAAACATGCTTGTCTATCCTTCGGCAGTTATGCCGTTGTACGTGGGGCGTGAAAAGTCGCTGGCCGCTCTGGAAGAATCAATTGGTAAGTTCAATCAGATGGTCTTTCTCGTATCTCAAAGGGATATTACGAAAGAGGACCCGGAAATTGAAGAGCTTTTCGAGATAGGCACTATTGCCAGAATTGTTCAGCTCATGAAGATGCCCGACGGAAATTACAAGATACTTGTTGAAGGCTTGACAAGAGCAAAGTTGGTTTCAGTTGAAGAAAAGGAAAATTCACTGATTGTCGTGGTCGAAAAACTAAAGGGAAAGGGTAGAAAGAGCAAGATGCTTCAGGCGCTAGTAAGAAAGGTGAAAGAACTTGCGCTTAGGTATGTCTCAATGAGCAGACGTTTTCCCGACGAAGCAATAATGGCTCTAGAAGACACATCTGATGCGGACAAGTTTGGAGATTTCGTTTCCTCGATGATGCCTTTTTCGCTTGAAGAGAAACAGCGGCTTCTCGAGGAGATTGAAGCGAAGGATCGTCTCAACACCCTGATGGAACTACTCACAAGGGAGATAGAAATTCTCTCTCTGGAAGAAGAGCTGGATAAAAGGGTTAAGGAAAAGATCGAGCAAGGACAGAAGGAATACTATCTCAGGGAAAAAATGAGAGCTATTCAAGAGGAATTAGAGGGCGAAGAAGATGAGGAAATAAAAGAGCTTAAGAACAAGGCAGAGTCAGGGGAGCTTCCGCAGGAAGTTAAAGAAAAAGCGGAACAGGAGATATCACGACTTGAGAAGATGTCGCCATACTCTCCGGAAGCGACAGTTGTAAGAACTTATCTTGACTGGTTGTTGAATCTTCCCTGGCAAGAAGAGACCGACGACGAAATAGTGATCAGAGATGTTAGAAAGACTCTTGACAGCAACCACTATGGACTCGACGATGTTAAGGAAAGAATACTCGAGTTTCTTGCTGCCAGGAGATTTTCAAAAAATCTCAGGGCTCCAATTCTATGTCTTGTAGGTCCTCCGGGGGTTGGAAAGACCTCACTTGGAAGGTCGGTCGCTGAAGCAATGGGCAGGAAGTTTGGCAGAATCTCTCTTGGAGGGATGAGAGACGAGGCGGAAATAAGGGGCCATAGGCGTACCTACGTTGGGGCGCTTCCGGGACGAATAATGCAGATGATAAGAAAGCTGAAGACAAGAAATCCGGTAATTGTCCTTGACGAAGTCGATAAAATGGGGATCAGCTTTCAGGGTGATCCGGCCTCCGCTCTTCTTGAAGTGCTTGATCCAGAACAGAACAACAATTTTACCGATCACTTTTTGGAAGTGCCCTTTGATCTTTCGAGAGTGTTGTTCATAACCACTGCTAACGTTCTTTATTCAATTCCTGCTGCGCTCAAGGACAGGATGGAAATAATTGAGATTCCAGGTTATACGGAATCGGAGAAGTATCACATAGCAAGGGATCACATTCTTCCAAAGCTATTGGAAGAGTACAACATGGATTCAAGCAAATTCAGGATAACGCCTGCGGCAGTGAGGGATGTGATAAGAGATTATACAAGAGAGGCAGGAGTCAGAGAGCTCGATAGAAATCTTGCGAAGATAATCAGAAAAGCGACGCTTAAGATTGCAGAAGGCAGCGATTCGATCTCTGTTGGCGTGAATGAACTCGGTGAGTTTCTCGGGGCGCCGCTTTTCAAAGAGAGCGATTTCAGAAAGCATCCCGAGGTTGGTGTCGTGACTGGTCTGGCCTGGACTTCAGTGGGAGGAGAAATCATGTACATAGAGGTCTTGCCCGTTGCAGGAAAGGGAAAGACGATCATTACGGGTCAGTTGGGCGATGTTATGAAGGAGTCGGCACAGATAGCGGCATCGCTGGCCAGAAAGCTCTGCGATGATGAGAGGTTCTCAGAGGTTTTCGAAAAGAAAGACTTCCACATTCATGTTCCGGAAGGAGCCGTTCCAAAAGATGGTCCCAGTGCAGGAATAACTCTCACCACGGCGATTGTCTCTGCCGTTACTGGAAGAAGGGTGAGAAATGATATCGCAATGACGGGGGAGATTACTCTTCGTGGTAAAGTACTGCCGATTGGAGGTCTGAAAGAAAAACTGATGGCAGCTTATCGGGCAAGGATGAAAAAGGTTCTAATCCCGCTGGCCAACAAACGAGATCTCGAAAAAGTCCCCGATGAAATAAAGTCAAAATTGGAGTTCGTCTTTGTCGAGGACATCGGAGAGGTGCTGAAGGAGGCGCTGATCCCCGGTGACGGTAAAGAGCACTGA
- the tsaE gene encoding tRNA (adenosine(37)-N6)-threonylcarbamoyltransferase complex ATPase subunit type 1 TsaE, with translation MERGAEEIYELGELDLREFERIAKKIGEMLEGGETVLLFGDLGSGKTTFVKSMADGLGIDRDYVRSPTFNIVNSYPRLSSRKEDNENPVEVERPGLIHVDLYRVESEEEMLDLALHDLVDLDTVVAVEWPELYVKYVSQPYLIVRLEHCDESTRSVRIEPHGRKMKSLLNRLVTIINEDERREGE, from the coding sequence GTGGAAAGAGGCGCTGAAGAGATCTATGAATTGGGCGAATTAGATCTGAGGGAATTCGAGAGAATTGCTAAGAAAATAGGAGAGATGCTCGAAGGAGGAGAGACGGTTCTCCTCTTTGGCGACCTTGGAAGCGGGAAGACAACTTTTGTGAAGTCGATGGCCGATGGATTGGGTATCGATCGCGACTACGTTAGAAGTCCGACCTTTAACATTGTCAACTCCTACCCGCGACTATCATCAAGAAAAGAGGACAATGAAAACCCGGTGGAAGTGGAGAGGCCTGGTCTTATTCATGTAGACCTTTACAGGGTTGAAAGCGAAGAAGAGATGTTAGATCTTGCACTTCACGACTTGGTGGACCTGGATACTGTTGTAGCGGTGGAGTGGCCTGAGCTTTATGTCAAGTATGTCTCTCAACCTTACTTGATTGTAAGGTTGGAACACTGCGACGAGTCGACACGAAGCGTGAGAATAGAGCCTCATGGTCGTAAAATGAAGTCACTTTTGAATCGTCTGGTTACGATAATTAATGAAGATGAAAGAAGGGAAGGTGAATAG
- the glpK gene encoding glycerol kinase GlpK — protein sequence MNYILAIDQGTSSSKAVLFDHELYQVAVAQEEFKQIYPKPGWVEHDPRDIILSTMSTIERVVSDARISFREIAAIGITNQRETVVAWDALTDQPLYNAIVWQDRRTAGRCKEIESSYGELIRRKTGLKPDPYFSATKMEWLLENVPAVRDAANRGRLRFGTIDSWLVWNLTRENLHVCDFSNASRTMLFNIEELKWDNDLLNLFGVKEEYLPTVVESCKLLGPSIYGPRIGGMAGDQQASLFGQTAFQTGDAKCTYGTGSFILMNTGKKPKISEHGLLTTIGWKSKEEIVYAVEGSIFATGALISWLKDGLGIIDSPSETESLAREVADNGGVFFSGALTGLGAPYWNSSARGMMIGLTRGTRKAHIVRAVLEYIAFRTREILDLMEEETGIRLNKLLVDGGVTRNNFLMEMQANVLNIPVDRSLIKETTALGAAMLAGICTGLWDLESLKNKRISEVVFEPSGDRMEEEFRRWKEALKRSMNWAN from the coding sequence ATGAACTACATTCTTGCTATCGATCAGGGAACAAGTAGCAGCAAAGCGGTCCTTTTTGATCATGAGCTATATCAAGTTGCGGTTGCGCAGGAGGAATTCAAGCAGATCTATCCTAAACCGGGATGGGTGGAACATGATCCTAGAGACATTATTCTCAGTACTATGAGCACAATTGAGAGAGTGGTCTCAGATGCAAGAATTTCATTCAGGGAGATAGCGGCTATAGGTATCACAAATCAGAGGGAGACGGTTGTTGCCTGGGATGCTCTCACGGATCAACCGCTTTACAATGCCATAGTCTGGCAAGATAGAAGAACTGCCGGTAGATGTAAAGAGATAGAAAGCTCTTATGGAGAGTTAATTAGACGGAAGACGGGACTCAAACCGGATCCATATTTTTCCGCCACAAAGATGGAGTGGCTGCTAGAGAATGTACCTGCCGTTAGAGATGCAGCAAATAGGGGAAGATTGAGATTCGGAACGATAGACTCGTGGCTGGTATGGAATCTAACGAGGGAGAATCTTCATGTGTGTGATTTCTCTAATGCGTCTAGAACAATGCTATTTAATATAGAAGAGCTGAAATGGGATAATGATTTGCTCAATCTCTTTGGTGTGAAAGAGGAATATCTGCCAACAGTCGTTGAGTCCTGTAAGCTCCTCGGCCCTTCGATATATGGTCCGAGGATAGGTGGAATGGCTGGAGATCAGCAGGCTTCGCTCTTTGGGCAAACTGCATTTCAGACTGGAGACGCAAAGTGCACTTACGGAACGGGCTCGTTCATTTTGATGAACACAGGGAAAAAGCCAAAGATATCTGAACACGGTTTGCTGACCACTATAGGATGGAAGTCCAAGGAGGAAATTGTCTACGCTGTTGAAGGGTCGATATTTGCTACTGGAGCTTTGATAAGCTGGTTAAAAGACGGACTTGGAATAATCGACAGTCCTTCCGAAACCGAGTCTCTTGCCAGAGAAGTCGCCGATAATGGTGGTGTGTTCTTTTCCGGAGCGCTTACAGGTCTTGGAGCGCCCTACTGGAATTCTTCCGCCAGGGGTATGATGATCGGTTTAACTAGAGGAACGAGGAAGGCTCATATAGTGAGAGCGGTCCTTGAATACATTGCCTTCAGGACAAGGGAAATACTAGATTTGATGGAAGAGGAAACGGGTATTAGATTGAATAAGCTACTCGTGGATGGAGGGGTAACCCGAAACAATTTCCTCATGGAGATGCAGGCAAATGTATTGAACATTCCCGTCGACAGATCTCTCATAAAAGAGACAACAGCGCTTGGAGCGGCAATGCTTGCAGGAATATGTACAGGCTTATGGGATCTCGAGAGTCTTAAGAATAAGAGAATCAGCGAGGTGGTGTTTGAACCATCAGGTGACAGAATGGAGGAAGAGTTCAGAAGGTGGAAAGAGGCGCTGAAGAGATCTATGAATTGGGCGAATTAG
- a CDS encoding sodium-translocating pyrophosphatase: MEMISAISAAVISLLSVLLGIYLFKWVSKHPVGSDRIREIGEAIREGANAFLRKEYTILMFFSIAICALLAIFLGLSSAIAFIVGAISSAIAGLLGMKVALKANVRTATAADKEGLSKAFLIAFRGGSVMGLLVVGLALAGVSLIYAITLKPEILLSFSFGASILSLFAKAGGGIFTKTADISADLVGKVEIGIPEDDPRNPAVIADNVGDNVGDVAGMGADLFDSYVASIVAAMVLGQTLGVKMVVLPLILASVGIVSSVVGIFSVRVRREKNPGRALDFGTYITSAVFALTTLVISLIMSYDLKYWGAAMAGLVAGTVIGFTTDYFTSIDRRFVKKTAQASQSGAAITILTGYSYGLMSLLPSLAGIGVASGVAFALCGVFGIAISAVSMLAIVGMVISSDAYGPIVDNAKGISEQSGLSEEVISMTDKLDAAGNTSKAITKGFAIGAAGLTVIALLATYQERVAAITGFTITFDLMNPLVMLGLLIGICVPALFSAMIMLGVSKNAFRMIAEIRRQFKEIKGLSEGTAKPNYARCVEIATTGALKELMLPSLIAIGITLLVAFIGGIHALGGFLGGAILSGLFNALLMSNSGGMWDNSKKFIEDGAFGGKGSDAHKAAVIGDTVGDPFKDTAGPSLNTLITVISLVASLISPLVILYAVFK, from the coding sequence ATGGAAATGATCTCTGCAATTTCTGCTGCTGTTATTTCACTCCTTTCAGTATTACTTGGTATCTATCTCTTCAAATGGGTCAGTAAGCACCCTGTTGGAAGTGATCGTATCAGAGAAATCGGCGAAGCAATACGTGAAGGAGCCAATGCTTTTCTAAGGAAGGAGTACACAATTCTTATGTTCTTTTCGATAGCCATATGTGCCCTTCTCGCGATTTTCTTGGGGCTTTCATCAGCGATAGCTTTCATAGTTGGGGCGATTTCTTCTGCTATCGCCGGCTTGCTGGGAATGAAAGTAGCTCTCAAAGCTAATGTTCGAACTGCTACGGCAGCAGATAAAGAAGGTCTTAGTAAGGCCTTTTTAATAGCTTTTCGTGGTGGTTCCGTAATGGGCCTTCTCGTCGTCGGGTTAGCACTTGCCGGTGTGAGCTTGATTTACGCTATCACTTTGAAGCCAGAGATACTACTTAGTTTCAGTTTCGGAGCTAGCATTCTTTCACTGTTTGCAAAGGCCGGTGGTGGTATTTTCACCAAGACTGCTGATATTAGCGCCGACCTAGTTGGTAAAGTGGAAATAGGAATCCCTGAAGATGATCCAAGAAACCCAGCTGTTATTGCGGACAACGTTGGTGACAATGTGGGCGATGTCGCTGGTATGGGGGCTGATCTATTTGATTCTTATGTTGCAAGTATAGTGGCTGCAATGGTTCTGGGACAAACCCTGGGTGTGAAGATGGTCGTACTACCTCTGATTCTCGCTTCGGTGGGGATCGTCTCTTCGGTGGTTGGAATCTTCAGTGTTCGAGTTAGAAGGGAGAAGAATCCCGGACGTGCACTGGACTTTGGTACCTACATAACATCGGCTGTTTTTGCTTTGACCACCCTAGTAATCTCCTTAATTATGTCATACGATCTAAAGTACTGGGGTGCTGCAATGGCGGGACTCGTAGCCGGTACTGTCATAGGGTTTACTACCGACTACTTCACTTCTATTGATAGGCGTTTCGTTAAAAAGACTGCACAAGCTTCTCAGTCGGGAGCAGCAATAACCATTCTCACCGGCTATTCTTACGGATTAATGAGTCTTCTACCATCGCTTGCGGGAATCGGAGTCGCTTCGGGAGTTGCCTTTGCGCTTTGCGGAGTATTTGGAATTGCGATAAGCGCTGTTTCCATGTTGGCAATTGTAGGAATGGTAATTTCTAGTGATGCATACGGGCCTATTGTCGACAATGCCAAGGGGATCTCCGAGCAGTCGGGACTGAGCGAGGAGGTCATATCAATGACGGACAAACTAGATGCTGCGGGTAACACATCGAAGGCAATTACAAAAGGCTTTGCGATTGGCGCGGCGGGACTCACAGTTATTGCTCTGCTGGCAACTTATCAAGAACGAGTTGCAGCAATTACTGGCTTTACCATAACATTTGATCTAATGAACCCTCTAGTGATGCTCGGGTTGTTGATTGGTATTTGCGTTCCTGCACTCTTTTCCGCAATGATCATGCTTGGGGTTAGCAAAAACGCTTTTCGAATGATAGCCGAGATCAGGCGACAGTTCAAAGAGATCAAAGGGTTGAGCGAAGGAACGGCCAAACCGAACTATGCTCGATGCGTAGAGATAGCAACAACCGGAGCTCTGAAGGAGCTAATGCTTCCAAGTCTAATAGCGATTGGGATTACCCTCCTTGTGGCATTCATAGGTGGAATACATGCCCTTGGCGGTTTCCTGGGTGGTGCGATCCTCTCCGGATTGTTCAACGCGCTCTTGATGTCTAACAGTGGAGGAATGTGGGACAACTCAAAGAAATTTATCGAGGATGGGGCCTTCGGTGGGAAGGGTTCCGATGCACACAAAGCGGCTGTCATTGGTGACACCGTGGGAGATCCCTTCAAAGACACCGCCGGGCCCTCGCTTAACACGCTAATAACGGTTATCTCACTCGTTGCCTCTTTGATAAGCCCGCTTGTTATTCTTTATGCTGTCTTCAAATAA